GGTCGCCGTTCCCGCTGCACCAGGACTACCCGTTCTTCCCGCACACCTACCACCGGGTCGGTGCGGCGATCTTCCACTTCGACGACGCGCCGGAGGAGAAGGGCTGCGTGCGGGTGATCCCGGGCAGTCACCTGGACGGGCCGCGCGAGCACGACCCGGAGGGGTCGTACCACCTGCCCGACGTACCGTTCGACTCCGCGGTCCCGCAGCCGGCCGAGGCGGGGGACGTGCTGTTCTTCACCTACCTGACCGTGCACGGGTCCGGCGTGAACGTGAGCGACGAGGCGCGGACGACGTGGCTGGTGCAGTACCGCGACGCGGGCGACCCGCCGTCGGTGAAGACGCACGACCACTCGCTCGGTCAGGGCATGATGCTGCGGGGAGTCGACCCGACCGGTAGGAGCGGCGCTTGAGCCTGTCGTCCGTTGCGACGGCTGATCGTTTCGTCGACCTCGCAGGGCTGCTGGAGTCCTGCGAGGTCGACGGGTTTCGCGCGGACTTCGTGAGCTGGGGGCACTACCGGCCGGCGTACTGGCGCAACTACTGGCACAGCCACTCCTTCCACGAGGTCTGCCTGGCGTTCTCGGGCGAGGGGCGCTTCAACTCCGGCACCACCGAGTACGCCGTACAGCCGGGGACGGTGTTCCTGGCTCGCCCTGGTGACACGCACGAGATCGAGTCCAGCCGGGCGGAACCGTTGGGGATCGCCTTCTGGGGCTTCACGTTCCGGCCGGTCTCCAACGTCGCAGGGACCGGCTGGTGGTCCGGCCTCACCCGAGCGGACGGGCCTGTTGTCTCCCAGGCCGTCGGCGGACTGGCTTCTACTGTTGCTGCACTAGCCGCAGAAGCCGCCTCTCCGTGCTCTGGCTACCAGGCAGCGCTGGCAGCTCTCGGTGCTGCTCTGGTGGTCGACACCGCTCGGGCGTTCGCTCTCGACGACGACCTGTCGGTGGAGCCGGCTCGGTCCGACTCGCGCGACCAGGTCGTGGTGGATGCCATGCAGCGGCTGCTGCTCGACAACCTGGCCAGGCCGATCACCGTGCGGGACGTGGCGGCCGCGGTCCACCTGTCCGAGCGGCACACCGAGCGGCTGTTCCGCTCGGTCACTGGGTCCTCGCTGATGTCCACCCTGCGTCGGCTCAGGCTGGAGCTCGCTGCTCAACTCCTGCTCGACCCGTCGAACTCGGTGACCCAGGTGGCCCACGCGGCCGGCTACTCCGACGTCCGGCCGTTCTCGACGGCCTTCCGCCGTCACTACGGCACCACGCCGACCGTCTACCGCCGTACGGGCGGTACTACGTTCGGGAGCTGACCGGCCGACGCCACAGCGCGACCACGGCGACCAGC
The Kribbella italica DNA segment above includes these coding regions:
- a CDS encoding helix-turn-helix domain-containing protein; this encodes MSLSSVATADRFVDLAGLLESCEVDGFRADFVSWGHYRPAYWRNYWHSHSFHEVCLAFSGEGRFNSGTTEYAVQPGTVFLARPGDTHEIESSRAEPLGIAFWGFTFRPVSNVAGTGWWSGLTRADGPVVSQAVGGLASTVAALAAEAASPCSGYQAALAALGAALVVDTARAFALDDDLSVEPARSDSRDQVVVDAMQRLLLDNLARPITVRDVAAAVHLSERHTERLFRSVTGSSLMSTLRRLRLELAAQLLLDPSNSVTQVAHAAGYSDVRPFSTAFRRHYGTTPTVYRRTGGTTFGS
- a CDS encoding phytanoyl-CoA dioxygenase family protein, whose translation is MTLTTDLSALAQQYAAQGFVLVKGLLSKEEAASYRERSHALLAQLNRSDDPTWKSAMGLSGGATRLQHLHDAQFYDAAYSRLLVDPRFTDVAAAVMGVDNVQLHHTKLFVKPPENGSPFPLHQDYPFFPHTYHRVGAAIFHFDDAPEEKGCVRVIPGSHLDGPREHDPEGSYHLPDVPFDSAVPQPAEAGDVLFFTYLTVHGSGVNVSDEARTTWLVQYRDAGDPPSVKTHDHSLGQGMMLRGVDPTGRSGA